CTGCTCGGCGGCAAGCCCGCCTTCGACGCGCTGCTGCCCATCACCCGCCCGACCATGCCCGATTTCGCCGCCGTCGAGCCGCGCCTGCGCGAGATCTACGCGTCGGGGATGATCACGCTCGACAAGAGCGTCCGCGAGCTCGAGTCGCGCGTCGCCGAGTACCTCGGCGTGCGGAACGTCGTCGCGGTGTCGAGCAACAGCACCGGGCAGATGCTCGTGCTGCGCGCACTCGGCCTGAGCAAGGGCGAGGTCATCGTGCCCAGCTTCTCGTTCTGCATGTCGAGCCACGTCCTGCTCTGGGCCGGCCTCGAGCCCGTCTTCGTCGACTGCGACCCGGTCACCTGCACCGTGGACCCGCGCCGCGTCGAGGAGGCGATCACCCCGCACACCGTCGCCATCCTCGGCGTGCACATCTGGGGCAACCCCTGCCGCGCCGACGAGCTGATGGCGCTCGCCGAGCGCCGCGGCCTGCGCTTCATCACCGACGCGGCGCAGGCGATGGGCAGCTCGCTCAAGGGCCGCAAGACGGGCGGCCTGGCCCACGCCGAGGTGTTCAGCTGCAGCCCGACCAAGATCCTCACCTGCGGCGAGGGCGGCCTCGTGGCCACCGACGACGACGGGCTCGCGGCCAAGGTCCGCAAGGGCCGCGTCTACGGCCTCAACCCCGACTACACCTGCGACATCGTCGGCCTCAACGCGCGCATGAGCGAGATGAACGCCGCCCTCGGCGTCGCCTCGTTCGAGGCGCTCGAGAGGAACATGGCCGCCCGCCGCGAGCGCTTCGCGCAGTACCGCGCGCTGATCGGCGCGGTCCCCGGCGTGACCTTGCCCGAGCCGA
The sequence above is drawn from the Elusimicrobiota bacterium genome and encodes:
- a CDS encoding DegT/DnrJ/EryC1/StrS family aminotransferase; this encodes MPELSLLGGKPAFDALLPITRPTMPDFAAVEPRLREIYASGMITLDKSVRELESRVAEYLGVRNVVAVSSNSTGQMLVLRALGLSKGEVIVPSFSFCMSSHVLLWAGLEPVFVDCDPVTCTVDPRRVEEAITPHTVAILGVHIWGNPCRADELMALAERRGLRFITDAAQAMGSSLKGRKTGGLAHAEVFSCSPTKILTCGEGGLVATDDDGLAAKVRKGRVYGLNPDYTCDIVGLNARMSEMNAALGVASFEALERNMAARRERFAQYRALIGAVPGVTLPEPTPGAVPNGQYFAFYVDEAGFGLTRDELYKVLALENIMPRKYFDPPLHELAVNRGFRRHDLPVTERMCKRVLSVPLYSHSTPEMIAKVSDAVARAQRSAGRVRDALKRQPAAA